A segment of the Malaclemys terrapin pileata isolate rMalTer1 chromosome 1, rMalTer1.hap1, whole genome shotgun sequence genome:
TTTCTCTTTACACCAGGCCATGAATATCTGCTCTAGCCTGCTCTTGAATTTCAGCAGTGATGGTACCTCTGGCCATGAAGAAtcttaggcccaaatcctcaaaggaatttaggtgcctaactccccttgaaatcaatgcactcaaatacctttgaggatctgggccgtaGTGTCTTAGCCAAGGCTTTTACTTCTGTAACTTGTAGCTTGTCATTTTGTACCCGCAATGTCATCTCAGAAGTGAAGTAGTCCCTTGAAGGGATTTATAGGCTATGAGCGTGCCATGTTATGTGGATGTCTTTTGAACGCTCTCCTCACatgtccttttctctctccctgggGGTGTTTTAGGGCTTGAACCAGGTCACATCCCCGGCTCGCTGAACATGCCCTTCTTTAAATTCCTCACTGAAGCCGGCTTTGAGAAGAGCCCAGAGGAGATTCGGAGTATGTTCCAGGAGAAGAAGGTGGACCTCTCGCAGCCACTCATTGCCACGTGCCGTAAGGGGGTCACGGCGTGCCACATTGCCCTGGCGGCGTACCTCTGTGGCAAGCCAGATGTGGCCATCTATGATGGATCCTGGTCAGAGTGGTTCCGCCGGGCCCCGCCAGAGCACAAGCTCTCTGAGTGGAAGCGCAACAAGGCATAAAGGGGGAGAGGTTGCAATGCAGTCCTTGAGCATTCACTGAGAGTGGGGTTTGTCAACTCTCTTCATTCAAGGGAGCTGGAAACGAGGAGAATGAATGTAATAAATTTTCTCTCTGTTATAGTTAATCCAGTTTTGTAAGAACAATTAGTAGGTTTTTGGTctatctttcttttttaatcGCGCCACTGAATAAAATCTCTGCCTTCCGATTACGTGTCTGTATGTGCCTCTAATCCTCCCCAGTGACTGTGGGACCTCATCATTCTGTGATGTTGCAATGTGCGGCTGAAGGAAGAACAGCCACATTCCACGGGGGAAAGTTATGCTCTCCCATGAGAGGTTCTGAGAAATGCCAGCTGGGTTAGGAACTACTGAAGCCAAGTTACCAACTCCCCCAAAGAAATGGGTAGCACAGCCTTGTGGGGAAAGCACAGGGCTGGACATCAAACATAGTAGGTTCtaatcctgtgtgaccttgggcaaatcacttaacctctctttcTTACTCTGTAAAAGGGGGGTAATGACACCTCCCTCCTGGGGAGTGTATGAGGCACGGTTAACACCATCTGGAGATGCTTGGGTGGAAAATGCAGTAGAAGTGCTAAgtcctattaattattattttattatgtgaGCCACTAAGGATCCCCACACACGTGCTGAAAACTGTTGGGCCTGTGCTCTTTCTGAGACATgagcttttttccccaaagatAAAACCGAACTGTGCCTTGTTTATTTTGGTTCCCATAGTAACTACAGCTCATAGATGGGGAGGGTTGTTCCCTAGCAACCATCCCTGATGCTTACTCTTAGTTCCACCTCTTTGCCTGCACTTCTGGACTTCAGCAGGACCTGCCTGGTTAGACGAATCACTTTGTCATCTCAACTGAGACCATGGAACAGGTGAGAGAGACATTTATAAGAAAGGCTTCACCTCTGAGCCTCATTCTGGAAACTcagtgccccctcccaccccgcttCAGAGACATTGAAACtcagacagacacacaaacaaaaaaaggatgaGCCAATCAAAGACAACATTTCATATGTATTGCCACATTGCTTTTCAGGCCTGAGGCAGCACACTGATCGCACTGTCTTTTTGATGCCAGTCCAGACCACATGTGGCAGGCGTGTGGGGCTATTCTTGGCCACCTCTGGCAGCTGATCCTGAGCCCCATTTGGCAGGCGATACCAGGCCACTTCTGGCAGGTGTATAGTTCatctataataataatagtgcTTTTCCCAGCCAGAGACCTTGTGAGAATGGCACAGCAATACCTTCAGCAGCCTGAAAAGGTTAGTCTTTAGCTCCATTGGGACAAGTCACTTATTTCTCCTTGGTCAGTGGGAGTCAGAATGGCAGGAGAGTATGAACACGGTGAAAATACCCGAGGAATTACGCTAATAATTTATGTGGCATCTTCAGAAAAAGGCAGAGATAAAAGTTTGGTCATTTTATAGCTCTGTGGTCAGGAGTTGTTTTTTTTATAACATGTGCAtgtgagtaaggaatggtgtccctagcctctgtttgtcagagggtggagatggatggcaggagagagatcacttgatcattacctgttaggttcactccctctggggcacctggcattggccactgtcggcaggcaggatactgggctggatggacctttggtctgacccagtatgactgttcttacgttcatgtacagtgcctagcacagtgggctcAATCTAGGAGACTctggatgaaattctgtggcTTGTGCTATCtcggaggtcaggctagatgattgAACGGTCCCTTGTGGGCTTAAGAGCTATCAATGTTTGAATGGGGCCTCGAGTTCAGTCGGAGCCTCTAGGCACTGCTGTAAGAAAAATACTAAATACGAATAATAATAGGTAATTAGTTCAAATCCCAGAAAAGAGGATCTGCATATGAACTTTAAAGTCACTCAGCTCGCCGGAAGCTGGAGTAATCAGAGTTACTAAGGAATGTGCTTTGCGGTACAAGGAAAGCAGTGGAGGCAATACCCCAAGCCTTCTGAGTCAAAGGGTGACCCACAAATGGGAGACTTGCGGGCCTGCCCTCTTCCCATGGACATAACAATAATGGTGGTAACTTGATTCAGCTCTAGGTGGGAGGCAGGAGTTAACATAGGAGCTAAGTGGGGGAGATCCATTTAGTTAACATCGAGTCCTGCAATCtgataaaaatacaattaaaatgctCTTAAAAGGGAttgaaaataatacagaaaaagaaCGTAATTCTGTCCCATGGAGCAATCACGTGCCTTCACTCAGGGCCTGATCTAATGGCCAGAAAGTCAATTGGACTGTTGGAACAGGGCCTTGGGAGCCCTGCATTCAGGTTTGGCCAGCCAACGGGTAAGATGAatagggggcagagaagagcaagGACAAAGGTTAGAGGTGTGGGTGGGATTTGCATATGACAGCTCCTTCCCCACAGAATGCAGTCAGTCTGGGGAGTCTGCTGCCATCGAAGGGCACAGAGTAAAATACAGTAgctgttttttttaacaaaagggcTGGCTAATTTGTTGACAAATAGCATTTGCAGTTATCGTGGCTTGAGTGAGGGTAGTCAAAGCAAAGCATAAAATGATCACTGCACAGGTCAGTGCTATGcacatcccctccccacctttgtcttgtctgtttagacctTAAGCCCTTTGGGGTAGGGACAGCCtctcactgtgtttgtacagcacctggcacaacggggtcctgatcTTGGCTGAGCCCTCTAGGAGCCACTGTAATATACATACcaaataataatgtttttaatgCCCTCTGCCTATGGCAAATGGCATTCTACAGACATTGATTATACACCATTACAGGCTGTAGCCTTTTGGACCAGTCCTGTAGAACACTGTATCGTTTTTTTGTAAGAGAGGATTATGGATTTGATGAACCAATCGGCTGCTCTGGCGTGGTAATTCCTAGACTGATCCGGTGCAGCAAATTCTACGTTAACCTGGTGTGGCACCCCCTCTATTTGGTTGGGCCGTGTCTTACTTCTGACAAACAACCAGCCTAACCCAAATTCTTGGCTCCTGCTCTATGCCTACCTAACACAGCCTTTGTTGCTCTTTCAAGGAGGTGCCTATGACCTCAGCCTCCCTTACACCTGCTGCAGCAAAACACGAGTCTGTGCTAGCCCACGACCCATCAGGTAAGagacacagtggaacagctgctTTGTTCACTAGCCCTCACTTTGCACTCAGACGTCTGACGTAGCTCCCACATTCCATGGGGGTTTTCCTCCACCCTTTACACCCCACCAGGGTTCCTGTGGGATTGCTTGTTTGCATGAATGTGTCCTGATTGGATATGCATGTGTCTGAGTGGATGATACACTTGGGTTTGTGAACTGATTATCTACAGACACCTATGGGAATGAGTTCTCATGGGCATGCCTGCACTGCttaggattgtgtgtgtgtgtgtatgcaagaAGGCATTCATGCGGGTGCATGACGATTAAAGGCAACAGATGTGCATGTGTGACAGGACGTATGCCTGCTGAGGTGTGAGAAAGTTCAAACCTGGGTTCGAGGGCACAGGCTGACTAGCTACacctttgtgtgtatgtgtgcttcTGGACACGTGACCACATATATGTGCCACAGGCATACCCGAGCTCCTCGCACAGCCTTCACCCAGCTCAGGGGGAGTAGATTATGTACACTGTACATTTTGGTTTAACCATGATGCTCTGCAGTGCAAGATCATTTATTGCCACACTCCTCTATCAAAATGATGGCAAATTCGTTGAGCTTTTCCTTCTATCTTTAAGTGGAACCTGGAGATGGCAACAAAGAGCGCATCCTGGCTGGGGCACGGGCCAGCAGCAAGAGAACCTCCTTGAAAAGTTCCAGTAGAACCTCCTGGAAGATCTCCAAGAACCCTACAGATAGCAGAACACCCATGAGTTCTCCTCAAGTCAAATCCCAGGCATCCCCCTCTGCACAGCATCTACAGACCAGAAGCTATAGTAAACAGAGTCTCCGGGCCAAAACTCCTTCTGCATGGCGTCATCTCACCagagaagaaggagaagaagGCCGGGATGTCTCAGGTGCCAAGGAACCAGCAGTGGGGCAACATCAAAGAGGGAGGTCAGGAAGTCTCCTACATCTTGCAAAGTCTACCCAGAAGGAGGCAAAAAGTGTCCAAGCCTACTCAGATGGCAAAGAACCAGTAGCAGGGCAACATCGACCGCTGGGGCCCAGGATGCCTGGATCTCCCCGAAAGACCACCAAGACCAGCCACAAGGAAGCGAGGGAATTCCGGAATGGCTTAAGTGCAAAGGAATCCTTAGCATCAATAGGGCAAGACGTGAAAGCAGAGGGGAAGCTCTTTCAGGAGAATAAAAGCAGCATAATCCCAATTAACATCAAACACAAGTTCGGGAGCAGCATCGTGGATGAGCTCGTCACCGAGGAGCAGGTTGTGGAAGAAGTGGTGACACTGACACATGAGGAGTGGGAAGGATACTTTCGGGGGGAGTGATTGGAAGTACAGCACCTGGAGGAGGGTGTTTTAGGGGGAGGCATTTTGGCTTTGCAACTGGGGGGCAGGTCCAGTGACAAATTCCATACCCAGAGGCACCAGATCTTCAACAATTTCTTGTGTTCTCTCTCTGTATCCCCATCCTGACTTATCTCAgcattctctttccctctccctccttgcACTCATGATGAAGAAGCAGAGGGTGAAGGCCAATTAGAGATATCAATAGCATTAGAGGGTgtgaggctggggggtggggggtgtcacagCACCCAcccctgggccaaattcagacctgttgTAAGAAGATgacactccattgatttcagctaaATCGCACCCATTTATACCATTTATTCAAGTCTGAATTAGCCTATGTATTCAGGGTGCACCCAGAGATCAGGGGTACATGCTGGTGAGAGAGGTACACTCAAGAACAGCACTTGCCCCTGGGGATCAGGATACATCTAGGGCCTGCACTTAGGGCCGGAGGTGCCTCCAGGGAGTCGGGTGCACTTGGGGTTTGTGGGTCAAGACTGACTCCATGATGTTTGTGCTTGCCAGGCGCGTCGTGCTCTGTGTGAGGCTGGACTGATCGAGGGGCAAAAACGACTCAGCAACCGGGCCCCTAAGACACCA
Coding sequences within it:
- the TEX33 gene encoding testis-expressed protein 33, which translates into the protein MEQEVPMTSASLTPAAAKHESVLAHDPSVEPGDGNKERILAGARASSKRTSLKSSSRTSWKISKNPTDSRTPMSSPQVKSQASPSAQHLQTRSYSKQSLRAKTPSAWRHLTREEGEEGRDVSGAKEPAVGQHQRGRSGSLLHLAKSTQKEAKSVQAYSDGKEPVAGQHRPLGPRMPGSPRKTTKTSHKEAREFRNGLSAKESLASIGQDVKAEGKLFQENKSSIIPINIKHKFGSSIVDELVTEEQARRALCEAGLIEGQKRLSNRAPKTPENPMATTSFADYYELGYNLRSNIFQGGPIESKSLMKDSYTPDVIQRAVRDPKHWHGRKTDDLGRWHQKNALNLNLQKALEQKYGEKTKGTKS